In Hyalangium minutum, a single window of DNA contains:
- a CDS encoding bifunctional heptose 7-phosphate kinase/heptose 1-phosphate adenyltransferase, whose translation MAAGSTAQALPALTQLPLTFARRRVLLVGDLVADHYIYGQTDRVSREAPVLIVRYESSEVKLGGGANVAANVRALSGQVTAVGVLGADEMGRALRQLFKEAGIRLSAASARGLETETKTRILAGGMNTTRQQMLRLDRGQRAPLPVRVRSALARLIQEAARTVDAVVVSDYGAGVVGDEVRQVLRELAGDGLPVCVDSRYALSSFSGVTVCKPNEPELEQLTGRPLRTEADLMEAGHAAVKRLGCRALLVTRGRHGMALFEAGGGVDLIPVHGAKEAVDVTGAGDTVIATLSLALAAGASLGEAARLANVAGALVVQKQGTATVSRDELLGELRSAR comes from the coding sequence ATGGCCGCAGGTTCGACCGCTCAGGCGCTCCCAGCGCTCACCCAACTTCCGCTGACCTTTGCTCGAAGGAGAGTTCTGCTGGTCGGAGACCTGGTCGCCGACCACTACATCTACGGCCAGACGGACCGGGTCAGCCGCGAGGCTCCGGTGCTGATCGTCCGCTACGAGTCCTCGGAGGTGAAGCTCGGAGGGGGGGCGAACGTCGCGGCGAACGTCCGAGCGCTCTCGGGGCAGGTGACAGCGGTGGGGGTGCTCGGGGCGGACGAGATGGGGCGTGCGCTGCGGCAGCTCTTCAAGGAGGCCGGAATCCGCCTGAGCGCGGCGAGTGCTCGAGGCCTGGAGACGGAGACCAAGACGCGCATCCTCGCGGGAGGGATGAACACCACGCGCCAGCAGATGCTGCGGCTGGATCGAGGGCAGCGAGCTCCGCTTCCTGTGCGCGTGAGGTCGGCGCTGGCTCGGCTCATTCAGGAGGCGGCGCGGACCGTGGATGCGGTGGTGGTCTCGGACTACGGCGCGGGAGTGGTGGGGGACGAGGTGCGCCAGGTGCTCCGAGAGCTGGCGGGAGACGGGCTCCCGGTCTGCGTGGACAGTCGGTACGCGCTGTCGTCCTTCTCGGGAGTCACGGTGTGCAAGCCCAACGAGCCGGAACTGGAACAGCTCACGGGGCGTCCGCTGCGCACGGAGGCGGATCTCATGGAGGCGGGGCACGCGGCGGTGAAGCGGCTCGGGTGCCGGGCGCTCCTGGTGACGCGAGGGCGGCACGGCATGGCGCTCTTCGAGGCGGGAGGCGGAGTGGACCTCATTCCCGTGCACGGTGCGAAGGAGGCGGTGGACGTGACGGGAGCGGGGGACACAGTGATCGCGACGCTCTCGCTGGCGCTGGCGGCGGGAGCCTCGCTCGGAGAGGCGGCGAGACTGGCGAACGTGGCGGGAGCGCTGGTGGTGCAGAAGCAGGGGACGGCCACGGTGTCGCGGGATGAGCTGTTGGGCGAGCTGCGGAGTGCGCGATGA
- a CDS encoding glycosyltransferase, with protein sequence MRILHLLASPFWSGPAENVALLALAQRQAGHEVAVALDRRRTKVDAEEPAVPRFEALGLLDSGGLELSVKSPPWTVLGDMRRLRSRTLDVVHAHFTHDHLIARWARPRGAVLVRSIHAPRSLRSSLPKADAYTVPAATEVSRLEGKKVRVLPPLVDPRFKPAESREKLRSELGLKGAPLIGMVSTFQASRRHALGVAAFEQLRRTRSDARLVLVGDGALLEQVRQQVRERNVQEQVTFAGYQQGESFVRWLQALDEVWILGLGNDWSGRAAAQARACGVRVVAVREGALPALADVQVEQPTPEAVVAASLSQDRARVEHPSNQKIAEEVLALYQQVRSAG encoded by the coding sequence ATGAGGATCCTGCACCTGCTGGCGAGTCCCTTTTGGAGTGGGCCTGCGGAGAACGTGGCGCTGCTGGCGCTCGCGCAGCGGCAAGCGGGGCACGAGGTGGCGGTGGCGCTCGATCGGCGGCGGACGAAAGTGGACGCGGAGGAGCCTGCGGTGCCCAGGTTCGAGGCGCTGGGGCTGCTGGACTCAGGGGGGCTGGAACTCTCGGTGAAGTCGCCGCCGTGGACAGTGCTGGGGGACATGCGCCGGCTGCGGAGCCGCACGCTCGACGTCGTGCATGCACACTTCACCCACGACCACCTCATCGCGAGGTGGGCAAGACCCCGGGGGGCGGTGTTGGTCCGCTCCATCCATGCGCCTCGCTCACTCCGGTCGTCACTGCCCAAGGCGGACGCCTACACAGTGCCAGCCGCCACGGAGGTGTCTCGGCTGGAGGGGAAGAAGGTGCGCGTGCTGCCGCCCCTGGTGGATCCCCGGTTCAAGCCTGCAGAGAGCCGCGAGAAGCTCCGGTCAGAGCTGGGGCTGAAAGGCGCCCCGCTGATCGGGATGGTGTCGACCTTCCAAGCGTCGCGGAGACACGCGCTGGGAGTCGCGGCCTTCGAGCAGCTTCGACGCACGCGCTCGGACGCGAGGCTGGTGCTGGTGGGCGACGGGGCCCTGCTGGAGCAGGTTCGGCAGCAGGTGCGCGAACGAAACGTGCAGGAGCAGGTGACCTTTGCGGGCTATCAGCAAGGGGAGTCGTTCGTGAGGTGGCTTCAGGCCCTCGACGAGGTGTGGATCCTCGGGTTGGGGAACGACTGGAGCGGGAGGGCCGCAGCCCAGGCCCGAGCCTGTGGAGTGCGAGTGGTCGCGGTGCGAGAGGGGGCCTTGCCAGCGCTGGCGGACGTGCAGGTAGAGCAGCCGACGCCCGAAGCGGTGGTCGCCGCCTCCTTGTCGCAGGATCGGGCGCGCGTGGAGCATCCCTCCAACCAGAAGATCGCCGAGGAAGTGCTAGCCCTCTACCAGCAGGTACGGAGTGCGGGGTGA
- a CDS encoding ABC transporter permease produces MSQPPSFNVHAIRAIYRFEMARAFRTLWQSIVSPVISTSLYFVVFGSAIGSRMTQVDGVTYGAFIVPGLIMLSLFTQSVSNGSFGIYFPRFTGTIYEVLSAPVSFVEIVIAYVGAAASKSLLLGLIILATSALFVPVEIQHPVWMVAFLVLTSVTFSLFGFIIGVWANGFEQLQIIPTLILTPLTFLGGAFYSINMLPPLWRTVTLFNPVVYLISGFRWSFYGQADVDVGISLGATLVFFFVCLGVVAWIFKTGYRLKN; encoded by the coding sequence ATGAGCCAGCCCCCGAGCTTCAACGTTCACGCGATCCGCGCCATCTACCGGTTCGAGATGGCCCGGGCCTTCCGCACGCTGTGGCAGAGCATCGTCTCGCCGGTGATCTCGACTTCGCTGTACTTCGTGGTTTTCGGCTCGGCGATCGGCTCACGGATGACGCAGGTGGATGGGGTGACCTACGGCGCCTTCATCGTGCCGGGGCTCATCATGCTGTCGCTGTTCACGCAGAGCGTCTCGAACGGCTCGTTCGGTATCTACTTCCCGAGGTTTACCGGCACCATCTACGAGGTGCTGTCGGCGCCGGTCTCCTTTGTGGAGATCGTCATCGCCTACGTGGGAGCGGCGGCCAGCAAGTCGCTCCTGCTGGGGTTGATCATCCTGGCCACCTCGGCGCTGTTCGTACCGGTGGAGATCCAGCACCCGGTGTGGATGGTGGCCTTCCTGGTGCTGACGTCGGTCACCTTCAGCCTGTTCGGCTTCATCATCGGCGTCTGGGCCAACGGCTTCGAGCAGCTGCAGATCATCCCGACGCTGATCCTCACGCCGCTGACGTTCCTGGGCGGAGCCTTCTACTCCATCAATATGCTGCCGCCGCTCTGGCGGACAGTCACCCTGTTCAACCCGGTGGTGTACCTGATCAGCGGCTTCCGCTGGAGCTTCTACGGCCAGGCGGACGTGGATGTGGGGATCAGCCTGGGGGCGACGCTGGTCTTCTTCTTCGTCTGCCTGGGCGTGGTCGCGTGGATCTTCAAGACCGGCTACCGGCTGAAGAACTGA
- a CDS encoding glycosyltransferase family 4 protein, producing the protein MDKSPESSQGLVVHPHFHRRYTGITRHVENVLPELAREQETRAIGSHFRASLPEIDWGELLGRIRREPVVWHAHRNNELLVGMVLRLFGRKVRLVFTRHTAKPPSAFTRWLARRADSLVSLTSEVAEVMALPSTIVSHGIDLGRFQPPEDRDDAWRKLGLGGRYGVGVVGRIRKDKGQGDFIEAIRPLLPTYPEWRAVLVGLAKEAEQQWVESLSQGLGDRLVLAGEQSVIQPWYQGLSILVHPSYVEGYSLVHVEAMASGCCVVASRLKYLDTLIEHGRTGFFFEPGDVKGMRELLDMLMREPERAREVGRNAAEHARRHCGIEHEAQALRDLYRSLLRS; encoded by the coding sequence ATGGATAAGAGCCCTGAATCTTCCCAAGGACTCGTCGTCCACCCGCATTTCCACCGGAGGTACACGGGGATCACGCGCCACGTGGAGAACGTGCTGCCGGAGCTGGCGAGGGAACAGGAGACCCGCGCGATCGGCTCCCATTTCCGGGCTTCACTTCCGGAGATTGATTGGGGAGAACTGCTGGGCCGGATCCGCCGGGAGCCGGTGGTTTGGCACGCGCACCGCAACAACGAGCTGTTGGTGGGCATGGTGCTGCGGCTGTTCGGGAGGAAGGTGAGGCTGGTCTTCACGCGGCACACCGCGAAGCCGCCGAGCGCCTTCACGCGCTGGCTGGCCCGGCGCGCGGACTCGCTGGTGTCGCTCACGAGCGAGGTCGCGGAGGTCATGGCGCTGCCCTCGACGATCGTCTCGCATGGCATTGATCTGGGACGGTTTCAGCCGCCCGAGGATCGTGACGACGCCTGGCGGAAGCTGGGGCTGGGAGGGCGCTACGGGGTCGGGGTGGTGGGCAGGATCCGCAAGGACAAGGGCCAGGGGGACTTCATCGAAGCCATCCGGCCACTGTTGCCCACGTATCCGGAGTGGAGGGCGGTGCTGGTAGGGCTGGCGAAGGAGGCCGAACAGCAGTGGGTGGAGTCGCTGAGCCAGGGACTGGGAGATCGGCTGGTGCTGGCGGGAGAGCAGTCAGTGATTCAGCCTTGGTACCAGGGGCTCAGCATCCTGGTTCACCCCTCTTATGTGGAGGGGTACTCGCTGGTGCATGTGGAGGCGATGGCGTCGGGCTGTTGCGTGGTGGCGAGCCGGTTGAAGTACCTGGACACGCTGATCGAGCATGGCCGGACGGGCTTCTTCTTCGAGCCTGGGGATGTGAAGGGGATGCGGGAACTGCTCGACATGCTGATGCGGGAGCCGGAGCGGGCGCGGGAGGTGGGGCGCAACGCGGCCGAGCACGCGCGACGTCACTGTGGCATCGAGCACGAGGCGCAAGCGCTGAGAGACCTTTACCGCTCGTTGCTGCGGAGCTGA
- a CDS encoding YicC/YloC family endoribonuclease — protein MLRSMTGFGAGRARVGDEEFSVELRSLNHKFCEVKTRLPRELSVLEPSMAKQIKDRLARGSVELLVKRQTATASGTVPVVDVALAREYARAFRELAEALSSSVPISWEQVATQPGVVKLEEKGMDVEAATQAVQEALGQALKALEQMRQVEGEAIYADLDARLKLIEGWSREVAALAPKAVDVYRQRLSERVAELARGVAVDPQRLAQEVALFAERTDIAEEVTRLASHLEQFRALMASSEPAGRRMDFLVQEMHREVNTTGSKSQHAEISARVVSMKAEVERIREQVQNVE, from the coding sequence ATGCTCAGGAGCATGACGGGGTTTGGAGCCGGACGCGCGCGGGTCGGGGACGAAGAGTTCTCGGTCGAACTGCGCTCGCTCAACCATAAGTTCTGCGAGGTGAAGACGCGGCTCCCGAGGGAGTTGTCCGTGCTCGAGCCGAGCATGGCGAAGCAGATAAAGGACCGCCTGGCCCGAGGTTCGGTGGAACTGCTGGTGAAGCGGCAGACGGCCACGGCGTCGGGGACGGTGCCGGTGGTGGACGTGGCGCTTGCGCGCGAGTACGCGAGGGCCTTCCGCGAGCTGGCGGAGGCGCTCAGCTCTTCAGTTCCCATCTCGTGGGAGCAGGTGGCCACGCAGCCGGGGGTGGTGAAGCTTGAGGAGAAGGGGATGGACGTGGAGGCGGCCACCCAGGCGGTACAGGAGGCGCTGGGCCAGGCGCTCAAGGCGTTGGAGCAGATGCGCCAAGTAGAGGGCGAGGCCATCTACGCGGACCTGGACGCGCGACTGAAGCTCATCGAGGGGTGGAGCCGGGAAGTGGCGGCGCTGGCGCCCAAGGCGGTGGATGTCTACCGGCAGCGCCTCTCGGAGCGAGTGGCCGAGCTGGCTCGGGGCGTGGCGGTAGATCCGCAGCGGCTGGCGCAGGAGGTGGCGCTGTTCGCGGAGCGGACGGACATCGCCGAGGAGGTGACGCGGCTGGCGAGTCACCTCGAGCAGTTCCGGGCCCTCATGGCGAGCAGTGAGCCAGCGGGCCGCCGAATGGATTTTCTCGTCCAGGAGATGCACCGCGAGGTGAACACGACAGGCTCCAAGAGCCAGCACGCGGAGATCTCCGCGCGCGTGGTCTCGATGAAGGCCGAGGTCGAGCGCATCCGCGAACAGGTGCAGAACGTCGAATGA
- a CDS encoding 3-deoxy-D-manno-octulosonic acid transferase, with product MRFLYVLASYVLFAVLFPVLSVYRKTRHGLGQRLGFYAPGTLPEGSGPLLWLHGASAGDLLALSPMFGPLRERFPGCRILLSTTTNTGYLMARDRLAKQIDGVVYAPYDLWGATRRAVRAIKPALLVLEYTEIWPNLIRAAKRRGARVAMTNGRFSPKNVSKYRLFFSLIGNPLRDLDLFLMRQEEEAERAKGLGAPVERVWVTGNTKFDSLAAAPAQEDEGLRRALGLEAGERVWMAGSTHEGEEEHLLSVFRRLLPAHPDLRLVIAPRYTDRAGRIAALAREAGLTVGLRSQENREGGQVVVLDTIGELARAYRLATLVFVGGSFTKRGGQNILEPAGQGKPVLFGPHMDNFRDSVQVLAGQGGIQVKDAEELFQQVSELLSHPERMAQLGAQARAVVGQISGASRRNVEHMARLFHG from the coding sequence ATGCGCTTCCTGTACGTCCTCGCCAGCTATGTGCTCTTCGCGGTGCTGTTCCCGGTGCTCTCGGTGTACCGGAAGACGCGGCATGGCCTGGGGCAGCGGCTTGGCTTCTACGCGCCGGGGACGCTGCCGGAGGGCTCGGGGCCGCTGCTCTGGCTCCACGGTGCGAGCGCGGGCGACCTGCTGGCCCTGTCGCCCATGTTCGGCCCACTGCGCGAGCGCTTCCCGGGCTGCCGGATCCTGCTCTCCACGACGACGAACACCGGCTACCTGATGGCGAGGGACCGGCTGGCGAAGCAGATCGACGGTGTGGTGTACGCGCCATACGACTTGTGGGGCGCCACGCGCAGGGCGGTTCGGGCAATCAAGCCGGCGCTGCTGGTGCTGGAGTACACGGAGATCTGGCCGAACCTCATCCGTGCGGCGAAGCGGAGAGGGGCCCGGGTGGCGATGACGAACGGGCGCTTCTCTCCGAAGAACGTGAGCAAGTACCGGCTGTTCTTTTCGCTGATTGGGAACCCACTGCGAGACTTGGATCTCTTCCTGATGCGTCAGGAAGAGGAGGCGGAAAGGGCGAAGGGCCTGGGCGCGCCAGTGGAGCGGGTGTGGGTGACGGGCAACACGAAGTTCGACTCCCTCGCGGCGGCACCGGCCCAGGAGGATGAGGGGCTGCGGCGGGCCCTGGGGCTCGAGGCGGGCGAGCGGGTGTGGATGGCGGGCAGCACCCACGAGGGCGAGGAGGAGCACCTGCTCTCGGTGTTCCGGCGGCTGCTCCCGGCACACCCGGATCTGCGGTTGGTGATTGCGCCCCGGTACACCGATAGAGCGGGGCGTATCGCGGCGCTGGCGCGGGAGGCGGGGCTGACGGTCGGGCTGCGCTCGCAGGAGAACCGGGAGGGCGGGCAGGTGGTGGTGCTCGACACGATCGGCGAGCTGGCGCGAGCGTACCGGCTGGCGACGCTGGTATTCGTGGGAGGCTCGTTTACGAAGCGGGGTGGGCAGAACATCCTGGAGCCTGCAGGGCAGGGGAAGCCGGTGCTCTTCGGTCCGCACATGGACAACTTCCGGGACAGCGTGCAGGTGCTGGCGGGGCAAGGTGGAATCCAGGTGAAGGACGCGGAGGAACTCTTCCAGCAGGTCTCGGAGCTGCTGTCGCATCCGGAGCGGATGGCACAGCTGGGAGCGCAAGCGCGAGCGGTGGTGGGACAGATCTCCGGAGCGAGCCGGCGCAACGTGGAGCACATGGCGAGGCTCTTCCATGGATAA
- a CDS encoding glycosyltransferase family 9 protein, whose protein sequence is MPWYKRVELWAKLTLALVASVLLWRPGRRRPPSSVLPAPRKILLVRPDNRVGEALLTTPLLQTLKALPNPVPQVHVLVHTKVARALAGHPAADAILAFDRRRLWMGPLAPGIRALRREGYDTVVDCANWDAPSVTSALISRLVGPKAVVIGPQVWPVSFLHSVSVPARTDTRREATQRAHLLSPLVRGPIVDALSFREPALSDSFRAYLQREVSAPSAIVNPGGRLGWRRIPPEAFAAAARALIAAGRVPIVTWGPGEEALAQAVVQGAPGSRMAPPTNLDELAALMRAAGLTVTNNTGPMHLSVAVGAPTLGLFFRIDMERWGHPYPPHHMVDLTAFADSGSALEERVFEEVRAFAAQLASGASGPQRS, encoded by the coding sequence ATGCCCTGGTACAAGCGGGTCGAGTTGTGGGCCAAGCTCACGCTGGCGCTCGTGGCCTCCGTCCTCCTCTGGAGGCCCGGACGCCGGCGTCCGCCCAGCTCCGTGCTGCCCGCTCCTCGGAAGATCCTCCTCGTCCGCCCCGATAACCGCGTCGGAGAGGCTCTCCTCACCACCCCTCTCCTACAGACTCTCAAGGCCCTGCCCAACCCCGTCCCCCAGGTCCATGTCCTCGTCCATACCAAGGTGGCTCGCGCACTCGCTGGGCACCCGGCTGCCGATGCCATTCTTGCCTTTGACCGTCGGCGACTGTGGATGGGGCCGCTCGCACCCGGCATCCGTGCCCTCCGCCGCGAGGGCTATGACACCGTCGTCGACTGCGCCAACTGGGATGCCCCCTCCGTCACCTCGGCCTTGATCTCCCGTCTCGTGGGGCCGAAGGCCGTGGTCATCGGCCCTCAGGTTTGGCCTGTGTCCTTCCTCCATTCTGTCTCTGTCCCAGCTCGCACGGACACCCGCCGCGAGGCCACACAGCGCGCTCATCTGCTTTCGCCGCTGGTACGAGGCCCCATTGTCGATGCGCTCTCCTTCCGAGAGCCGGCCCTCAGCGACAGCTTCCGCGCCTACCTGCAGCGCGAGGTGAGTGCTCCCAGTGCCATCGTGAATCCGGGAGGCCGCCTGGGGTGGCGCCGCATCCCTCCCGAGGCCTTTGCCGCCGCCGCAAGGGCCCTGATCGCCGCGGGGCGTGTCCCTATCGTTACCTGGGGCCCCGGAGAGGAGGCGCTTGCGCAGGCTGTCGTGCAGGGGGCTCCTGGTTCGCGCATGGCTCCACCCACCAACCTGGACGAGCTCGCCGCGCTCATGCGTGCCGCAGGGCTCACCGTGACCAACAACACAGGCCCCATGCACCTCTCGGTGGCAGTGGGGGCTCCGACGCTCGGGCTCTTCTTCCGCATCGACATGGAGCGCTGGGGGCACCCGTATCCGCCCCATCACATGGTCGACCTCACCGCCTTCGCCGACTCGGGCTCTGCGTTGGAGGAGCGTGTTTTCGAAGAGGTTCGAGCCTTCGCGGCCCAGCTCGCCTCGGGAGCCTCAGGTCCTCAGCGGAGTTGA
- the lpxK gene encoding tetraacyldisaccharide 4'-kinase, producing the protein MSSELARTQASDAPTVVERLFYPPAPESWERRVLLAPVTALSWGYGLGVRLRGALYDKDLLHGERVEGLRIISVGNLNVGGTGKTPAVLHLAGMLARAGRKVGILTRGYGRQSKEPLTFTGTDSLPSAEEAGDEPLLLARRCPEARVLVGADRRFLARRARDEFGLEVVLLDDGFQHRKLARDEDVVVVDEAAGFGNGQLLPRGPLREPLSALSRATLFWIRSAATAAPSLPPLPGPQVRTRYKPTAWVDPTGREHAPDALSGEPVFALAGLARPGSFLRTLRELGVTLQDVSLFPDHHAFTASELRDVAQRAAKHGAKVVTTEKDAVRLPRGFEAWTVRLGVEVLEGEDLLRRALGLS; encoded by the coding sequence GTGAGTTCCGAGCTGGCCCGTACACAGGCGTCGGACGCGCCCACGGTGGTCGAGAGGCTCTTCTACCCACCGGCCCCCGAGTCTTGGGAGCGGCGAGTGCTGCTGGCTCCTGTCACTGCGCTCTCCTGGGGCTACGGGCTGGGCGTCCGGCTGCGGGGCGCGCTCTACGACAAGGATCTCCTGCACGGAGAACGGGTGGAGGGGCTCCGGATCATCTCGGTAGGCAACCTGAACGTGGGGGGTACGGGAAAGACGCCAGCGGTGCTGCACTTGGCGGGGATGCTGGCTCGAGCAGGGCGCAAGGTCGGCATTCTGACGCGAGGCTACGGGCGCCAGTCGAAGGAGCCCCTCACCTTCACAGGAACAGACTCTCTTCCCTCTGCGGAGGAAGCAGGGGACGAGCCCTTGCTGCTCGCGCGCCGTTGTCCGGAAGCGCGGGTGTTGGTCGGAGCGGATCGCCGGTTCCTCGCGCGGCGGGCCCGGGATGAGTTCGGGCTAGAGGTGGTGCTCCTGGATGATGGCTTCCAGCACCGGAAGCTGGCGAGGGACGAGGACGTGGTGGTTGTGGACGAGGCTGCGGGATTCGGGAACGGACAGCTCCTGCCAAGAGGTCCTCTGAGAGAGCCGCTGTCAGCATTGAGCAGGGCCACGCTCTTCTGGATCCGAAGCGCTGCCACCGCTGCGCCATCCTTGCCACCCCTTCCAGGCCCCCAGGTGCGAACGCGCTACAAGCCTACGGCGTGGGTAGACCCCACCGGGAGGGAGCACGCGCCAGATGCGCTGTCTGGAGAGCCCGTCTTCGCGCTGGCAGGGCTCGCCCGGCCGGGGAGCTTCCTGCGGACGCTGAGGGAGCTTGGCGTCACCCTCCAGGATGTATCCCTCTTCCCGGATCACCATGCGTTCACGGCCTCCGAGCTTCGGGACGTCGCGCAGCGAGCGGCAAAGCACGGTGCGAAGGTCGTCACGACGGAGAAGGACGCGGTGCGCTTGCCTCGAGGCTTCGAGGCTTGGACGGTGCGTTTGGGCGTGGAGGTGCTGGAAGGCGAGGACCTGCTCCGCCGGGCGCTGGGGCTGAGCTGA
- a CDS encoding Trm112 family protein, with translation MGRASEPVALDDQLRQVLACPLCKGQLEFHEDWGEIWCLRCQRAWPIRNGVPDLVPGSSTPLRT, from the coding sequence GTGGGAAGGGCTAGCGAGCCTGTGGCACTCGATGATCAGCTGAGGCAGGTACTCGCATGCCCTCTCTGCAAGGGGCAGCTGGAGTTCCACGAGGACTGGGGCGAAATCTGGTGCCTCCGATGCCAGCGTGCTTGGCCCATCCGGAACGGAGTTCCGGACTTGGTGCCAGGGAGCTCAACTCCGCTGAGGACCTGA
- a CDS encoding adenylyltransferase/cytidyltransferase family protein has translation MSTLDKIRTLAQVAQEREQWRAEGRTVALANGIFDLLHVGHVRYLQGAKELADVLVVAVNSDASTRAYKGPGRPYIPESERAELVAALTCTDRVILFDEPNVRGIIRALKPDVHVKGTDYTPDSIPEADEVRAYGGRTAVAGDPKNHSTTEIARRTGREGGKG, from the coding sequence ATGAGCACCTTGGACAAAATCCGGACGTTGGCGCAGGTGGCACAGGAGCGCGAGCAGTGGCGCGCGGAGGGGCGCACGGTGGCGCTGGCTAACGGCATCTTCGACCTGCTGCACGTGGGGCACGTGCGGTACCTGCAAGGGGCGAAGGAGCTGGCGGACGTGCTGGTGGTGGCGGTGAACTCGGATGCCTCGACGCGGGCGTACAAGGGGCCGGGGCGGCCCTACATTCCGGAGTCCGAGCGGGCGGAGCTGGTGGCGGCGCTGACTTGCACGGATCGGGTCATCCTCTTCGACGAGCCGAACGTGAGGGGAATCATCCGAGCGCTGAAGCCGGATGTGCACGTGAAGGGGACGGACTACACGCCGGACTCCATTCCCGAGGCGGACGAAGTCCGGGCCTACGGAGGGCGCACGGCGGTCGCGGGAGATCCGAAGAACCACAGCACCACCGAGATCGCCCGGCGCACGGGGCGCGAGGGTGGGAAGGGCTAG
- a CDS encoding ABC transporter ATP-binding protein, whose amino-acid sequence MESIISVQGLMKTYASGLHALKNINLEIRRGEIFALLGPNGAGKTTLISIICGIVTPTSGKVLANGHDIQRDYRSARTEIGLVPQELTTDAFETVWATVSFSRGLFGKAPNPAYVEKVLKDLSLWDKRDSKIMTLSGGMKRRVMIAKALSHEPLILFLDEPTAGVDVALRRDMWEMVRKLRASGVTIILTTHYIEEAEEMADRIGVISKGELILVEEKTALMTKLGKKQLTLNLHDKLGGIPPDLADPRLTLSAAGTELIYTFDSHDERTDIPSLLKRLTDHGITYKDLHTRQSSLEDIFVSLVKERT is encoded by the coding sequence ATGGAATCGATCATCTCGGTTCAAGGGCTGATGAAGACCTATGCCTCGGGCCTTCACGCGCTCAAGAACATCAACCTGGAGATCCGCCGCGGCGAGATCTTCGCGCTGCTGGGGCCCAATGGGGCGGGCAAGACGACCCTGATCAGCATCATCTGCGGCATCGTGACGCCGACCAGCGGCAAAGTGCTGGCGAACGGGCACGACATCCAGCGCGACTATCGGTCGGCGAGGACGGAGATCGGGCTGGTGCCGCAGGAACTGACCACGGACGCCTTCGAGACGGTCTGGGCCACGGTCTCCTTCAGCCGGGGCCTGTTCGGCAAGGCGCCCAACCCGGCGTACGTGGAGAAGGTGCTCAAGGACCTGTCGCTCTGGGACAAGCGGGACTCGAAGATCATGACCTTGTCCGGCGGCATGAAGCGGCGGGTGATGATCGCCAAGGCCCTGTCCCACGAGCCGCTGATCCTGTTCCTCGATGAGCCCACCGCGGGTGTGGACGTCGCGCTGCGGCGCGACATGTGGGAGATGGTCCGGAAGCTGCGAGCCAGCGGCGTGACGATCATCCTGACCACCCACTACATCGAAGAGGCCGAGGAGATGGCGGACCGCATCGGCGTCATCTCCAAGGGGGAGCTCATCCTGGTCGAGGAGAAGACGGCGCTGATGACCAAGCTGGGCAAGAAGCAGCTGACGCTGAACCTGCACGACAAGCTCGGCGGCATCCCGCCGGATCTGGCCGACCCGAGGCTGACCCTGTCAGCGGCGGGGACCGAGCTCATCTACACGTTCGACTCGCATGACGAGCGTACGGACATTCCCAGCCTGCTGAAGCGGCTGACGGACCACGGCATCACCTACAAGGATCTCCACACCCGCCAGAGCTCGCTCGAGGACATCTTCGTCAGCCTGGTGAAGGAGCGGACATGA
- the gmk gene encoding guanylate kinase, giving the protein MTESTPLHPGLLLVLSAPSGAGKTTLAHRLMRELSSTIFSVSVTTRRPRGKEQEGVDYHFVDVATFQQKIERGEFVEWAEVHGHFYGSPQSVVEEARARRGTAIFDIDVQGGQAIKRKHPDAVLVFVLPPSMEELERRLRDRKTDSDETIRRRMLAARSEIERGVASYDYVIVNDDIERAFQELRSVVVAERCRRGRVDLSMMKLEKTASEPGR; this is encoded by the coding sequence ATGACCGAGTCCACGCCACTACATCCCGGTTTGCTGCTCGTCCTCTCCGCGCCGTCGGGAGCGGGGAAGACCACCTTGGCCCATCGACTGATGAGGGAGCTGTCGAGCACGATCTTCTCGGTCAGCGTCACCACGCGTCGGCCGAGAGGCAAGGAACAGGAAGGCGTCGACTACCACTTTGTGGACGTGGCGACCTTCCAGCAGAAGATCGAGCGCGGCGAGTTCGTGGAGTGGGCAGAAGTCCACGGCCACTTCTATGGAAGCCCTCAGTCCGTGGTGGAGGAGGCGCGGGCCCGCCGAGGCACGGCCATCTTCGACATTGATGTGCAGGGCGGGCAGGCGATCAAGCGCAAGCACCCCGACGCGGTCCTGGTGTTCGTGCTTCCTCCTTCCATGGAGGAACTGGAGCGCCGCCTGCGCGATCGGAAGACAGATTCGGACGAGACGATCCGCCGCCGGATGCTGGCTGCTCGCTCGGAGATCGAGCGAGGGGTCGCGTCTTACGACTACGTCATCGTGAACGACGACATCGAACGGGCCTTTCAGGAACTCCGCTCGGTCGTGGTGGCGGAGCGGTGCCGGCGGGGGAGGGTGGACCTCTCGATGATGAAGCTGGAGAAGACCGCGTCTGAGCCCGGGCGCTAA